Proteins encoded by one window of Bacteroidales bacterium:
- a CDS encoding glycosyltransferase — MFEKKPKIIISVTNDLVTDNRVHKVASSLIKFGFEVLLVGRKLKKSLPVNREYQTKRFKLIFNKGVMFYACYNIRLFFFLLFVKADIFLSNDLDTLPANYLALKFRKKKLVYDSHEYFTEVPELVNRPKIKRIWENIEKRILPKIKHSYTVCSSIAEIYNKKYDIKMKVVRNIPNCELLYKKEKHELSLKTKNKKVILYQGAVNIGRGIEQTIKAMQFIDDAVFLIIGEGDVVFEIQRLSDKLNLNDKVIFLGKVPFYSLYNYTKIADIGISLEENIGLNYYYTLPNKLFDYIRANVPVLASRLPEIENVVKTYDIGCFIENHNPEHIAEKIDFMLNNVEKRKIWKENLKKASTELCWENEEKVLKEIFEN; from the coding sequence ATGTTTGAAAAAAAACCGAAAATAATAATTTCCGTTACTAATGACCTTGTTACCGATAATCGGGTTCATAAAGTTGCAAGTTCATTAATTAAATTTGGTTTTGAGGTTTTGCTTGTCGGAAGGAAGTTGAAAAAAAGTTTGCCTGTTAACAGAGAATATCAAACAAAACGTTTTAAACTTATTTTCAACAAAGGAGTAATGTTTTATGCTTGTTACAATATTCGTTTATTTTTCTTTTTACTTTTTGTAAAAGCAGATATTTTTCTTTCAAATGATTTGGATACTTTGCCTGCAAATTATTTGGCTTTGAAATTCAGGAAGAAGAAGTTGGTTTACGACAGTCACGAATATTTTACCGAAGTGCCGGAACTTGTGAACCGACCGAAAATAAAACGAATTTGGGAAAATATTGAAAAACGCATCTTGCCGAAAATAAAACATTCTTATACCGTATGTAGCTCAATAGCAGAGATATACAATAAAAAATACGACATTAAAATGAAAGTTGTTCGTAATATTCCTAATTGTGAACTGTTATACAAGAAGGAAAAACATGAACTTTCTTTGAAAACCAAGAATAAAAAAGTTATTTTATATCAGGGAGCTGTAAATATCGGAAGAGGAATTGAACAAACAATAAAAGCAATGCAATTTATTGATGATGCTGTTTTTTTGATAATAGGAGAGGGAGATGTAGTTTTTGAAATACAACGGCTTTCTGATAAACTTAATTTAAATGATAAAGTTATTTTTCTCGGAAAAGTTCCGTTTTATTCTCTTTATAATTATACTAAAATTGCCGACATAGGAATTTCGCTTGAAGAAAATATAGGCTTGAATTATTACTATACATTGCCCAATAAGTTATTTGATTATATAAGAGCAAATGTACCTGTTCTTGCAAGTCGTTTGCCCGAAATTGAGAATGTCGTAAAAACTTATGATATCGGTTGTTTTATAGAAAATCATAACCCCGAACATATTGCCGAAAAGATAGATTTTATGCTAAATAATGTTGAGAAACGCAAAATTTGGAAAGAAAATTTGAAAAAAGCATCGACAGAATTATGCTGGGAGAATGAAGAAAAAGTTTTGAAGGAAATATTTGAGAATTGA
- the surE gene encoding 5'/3'-nucleotidase SurE gives MTEKRPYILVTNDDGITAKGLRILIETAKKFGDVLVVAPDAPQSAKSHSITQAIPIKIDKVIETEHYAEYSTSGTPVDCVKIALHEIAPNRKFDLILSGINHGANTSVSVLYSGTMAAAIEGAMHDIKSVGFSVDNHDPNADFEDAVPYIEKIISELIRKELPEGVCLNVNFPDVTKVKIKGVKAMKGANGVWGEKFVKANDPHKRNFVWITGKLTNKDEGKTDNDIYQIDNGYATVTPIKLEFNYYDFISELSEWDFNLSN, from the coding sequence ATGACAGAAAAAAGACCATATATATTAGTAACAAACGATGACGGAATAACAGCAAAAGGATTAAGAATATTGATTGAAACGGCAAAAAAGTTCGGAGATGTTTTGGTTGTTGCCCCGGATGCCCCGCAGTCTGCAAAATCGCATTCAATTACACAAGCAATACCTATAAAAATTGATAAAGTTATTGAAACAGAGCATTATGCAGAATATTCAACTTCCGGTACTCCGGTTGACTGCGTTAAAATTGCACTACATGAAATAGCACCAAACAGAAAATTCGACTTAATACTTTCCGGAATTAATCACGGAGCCAATACATCGGTAAGCGTTTTGTATTCAGGAACTATGGCAGCAGCAATTGAGGGAGCAATGCACGATATAAAATCCGTAGGTTTCTCGGTTGACAATCATGACCCGAATGCTGATTTTGAAGATGCGGTTCCGTATATTGAAAAAATTATTTCGGAACTTATAAGAAAGGAACTTCCCGAGGGTGTTTGTTTGAATGTCAATTTTCCTGATGTTACGAAAGTTAAAATTAAAGGAGTAAAAGCAATGAAAGGAGCAAACGGAGTTTGGGGTGAGAAATTTGTAAAAGCAAACGACCCTCACAAACGTAACTTTGTTTGGATAACCGGCAAGTTGACCAATAAAGATGAAGGCAAAACCGACAATGATATTTACCAAATTGATAACGGGTATGCAACTGTAACACCAATAAAACTTGAATTTAATTATTATGATTTTATTTCAGAACTCTCGGAATGGGATTTCAACTTAAGTAATTAA